In a single window of the Amycolatopsis sp. cg5 genome:
- a CDS encoding superoxide dismutase — protein MARYELPDLDYDYSALAPHISAEINELHHSKHHATYVKGANDTLDKIAEARDAGNFGDIVGLQTTLAFHLAGHANHVVWWKILSPEGGDKPTGELAAAIDEAFGSFDKFKAQFTAVATTIQGNGWGALSWDPIGKTLITQQLRDHHNNLVLPTTPILLVDVWEHAFYLDYKNVKPKYVEALWNIFNWAEISKRFDNAVAGGNGLLLG, from the coding sequence ATGGCCCGGTACGAGCTCCCCGATCTCGACTACGACTACAGCGCCCTCGCGCCGCACATCTCCGCCGAGATCAACGAGCTGCACCACAGCAAGCACCACGCGACCTACGTCAAGGGCGCGAACGACACCCTCGACAAGATCGCGGAAGCGCGCGACGCGGGCAACTTCGGCGACATCGTCGGCCTGCAGACCACGCTGGCGTTCCACCTGGCCGGGCACGCCAACCACGTCGTGTGGTGGAAGATCCTGTCCCCGGAAGGCGGCGACAAGCCGACCGGTGAGCTCGCGGCCGCGATCGACGAGGCGTTCGGCTCGTTCGACAAGTTCAAGGCGCAGTTCACCGCGGTGGCCACCACCATCCAGGGCAACGGCTGGGGCGCGCTGTCCTGGGACCCGATCGGCAAGACGCTGATCACCCAGCAGCTGCGCGACCACCACAACAACCTGGTGCTGCCGACCACGCCGATCCTGCTGGTCGACGTCTGGGAGCACGCCTTCTACCTCGACTACAAGAACGTCAAGCCGAAGTACGTCGAGGCGCTCTGGAACATCTTCAACTGGGCCGAGATCAGCAAGCGGTTCGACAACGCCGTCGCCGGCGGCAACGGCCTCCTGCTCGGCTGA
- a CDS encoding arylamine N-acetyltransferase codes for MDVDAYLARLGVTRPEKLDAAALRTLQEAHLLRVPFENLSVHLPEPIDLDPAALVDKIVRRGRGGFCFELNGAFAWLLRELGFEVTLHAVRVFGAEGKLGPPYDHLALRVELDEPWLADVGFGRFCRYPLRLDFRGAQADPEGEFEVREAPFGELDVLHNGTPTNRVEPRPRELAEFAPMAWWHSTSPNSHFTRNLTCSLPTPTGRVTLSGDKLIETVNGARKERTLSGDAEILDAYRAKFGIELDQAPRVRTFS; via the coding sequence ATGGACGTGGACGCGTACCTGGCGAGACTCGGCGTCACCCGCCCGGAGAAGCTCGACGCGGCGGCGCTGCGCACGCTGCAGGAGGCGCATCTGCTGCGCGTGCCCTTCGAGAACCTGAGCGTGCACCTGCCGGAGCCGATCGACCTCGACCCCGCCGCGCTGGTCGACAAGATCGTCCGGCGCGGCCGTGGTGGTTTCTGTTTCGAGCTCAACGGCGCGTTCGCGTGGCTGCTGCGCGAGCTCGGCTTCGAGGTGACGCTGCACGCCGTGCGCGTGTTCGGCGCCGAAGGCAAGCTCGGGCCGCCGTACGACCACCTCGCGCTGCGCGTCGAACTCGACGAGCCGTGGCTGGCCGATGTCGGGTTCGGCCGGTTCTGCCGGTATCCGCTGCGACTGGACTTCCGTGGCGCGCAGGCGGACCCGGAAGGCGAGTTCGAGGTGCGCGAGGCGCCATTCGGCGAGCTGGACGTGCTGCACAACGGCACGCCGACGAACCGAGTCGAGCCGAGGCCGCGCGAGCTGGCCGAGTTCGCGCCGATGGCGTGGTGGCATTCGACCTCGCCGAATTCGCACTTCACGCGGAACCTGACGTGCTCGCTGCCGACGCCGACCGGACGAGTCACTCTTTCGGGCGACAAGTTGATCGAAACCGTCAACGGTGCGCGCAAGGAGCGCACACTGTCCGGCGACGCGGAGATCCTCGACGCTTACCGGGCGAAGTTCGGGATCGAGCTGGATCAGGCGCCGCGGGTGCGTACGTTCTCGTAA
- a CDS encoding sacsin N-terminal ATP-binding-like domain-containing protein → MVDPFGTEALRSSVLRAWADSPTRFTEDTNSEHDLRVGGYRDRLFVELAQNAADAALLAKEPGVLRVSLVDNELRVANTGAPLDASGVASLASLRASAKGEGTVGRFGVGFAAVLTVSSEPRVVSAGGGVRFSEALTREESGRTGDVPVLRLPWAFEAVVPQGFDTEVRLPLREGVDGTALLEGIAAEAPDLLLALPWLARIEVGDQAWTRSSAEDDIVEIGSPDGSVRRWLTEGGWAVPVDADGVPQPLTEDVLYAPTPTDERVSLPARLLASVPIEPSRRRVLPGARAVFEAAAGIYPALVRKLPAEHRLALVPAGGFPLSEVDGQLRELVLAALSSSDWLPSAAGPELSGSRARVLDAEAPELVSLLAEVVPGLCALSGLPVVRALAVVGSDSLPVAEIVDLLTGVTREPSWWRSVYDALLPLLESHEVTADDLGGLPVPLSDGRTLPGPRGALLVGGSAELLELLSDVDIAGLRLVHPEAAHPLLERLDAKHAEARELLDAPELLEAVERSVEDANAGLDGMALAGAVLRLVAETSADIDWLGALALPCDDGWRRADELVLPTSPLLEIFDPEAFAEDGPVSVLDDDFASDWPAETLSAAGVLDTFAVISDSDPVEPDHDLPDEESWWDSLAKPPARVLALRDLDLVGDDAWPAALRLIASRPETWRALMEPDGHTAWWLARYALLGDEPPRHWRLPSASALAGLYDPVPDVGLPAELLAAAGVRASLGGDEEDLLDRLGDPSRTIPPGLVVHAHGALTGEHEPARMRAMDGSVVDAFDAVVLDVPWPVAVVPRSRLVGVVDDPAGFASRLDLAVAGDLSAEVTSEGDYVLWADLEAVTLAAELLGVPVPDGGLLLHESLTVSFDGASHDALWWNDSRLHAADTPEGLAKAFAWATDRWPERHVVLALINEPDATTLLA, encoded by the coding sequence ATGGTTGATCCTTTCGGGACGGAAGCGCTGCGCTCCTCGGTGCTGCGCGCGTGGGCCGATTCGCCGACCCGGTTCACCGAGGACACGAACTCCGAGCACGACCTGCGGGTCGGCGGCTACCGCGACCGGCTCTTCGTCGAGCTGGCCCAGAACGCCGCCGACGCGGCGCTGCTCGCCAAGGAACCCGGTGTGCTCCGGGTGTCCCTTGTGGACAATGAGCTGCGCGTCGCCAACACCGGCGCCCCGCTCGACGCGTCCGGTGTCGCCTCGCTGGCGTCGCTGCGCGCGTCCGCGAAGGGCGAGGGCACGGTCGGCCGGTTCGGCGTCGGGTTCGCGGCCGTGCTGACCGTGTCGTCCGAGCCGCGCGTGGTTTCCGCCGGTGGCGGCGTCCGGTTCTCGGAGGCGTTGACGCGCGAGGAGTCGGGGCGCACCGGCGACGTGCCGGTGCTGCGGCTGCCGTGGGCGTTCGAAGCCGTTGTCCCGCAAGGCTTTGACACCGAGGTGCGGTTGCCGCTGCGCGAGGGCGTCGACGGCACGGCGCTGCTCGAAGGCATCGCCGCCGAGGCGCCGGATCTGCTGCTCGCGCTCCCGTGGCTGGCGCGGATCGAGGTCGGCGACCAGGCATGGACCCGGTCGTCCGCCGAGGACGACATCGTCGAGATCGGCTCGCCGGACGGTTCGGTGCGGCGGTGGCTGACCGAGGGCGGCTGGGCCGTCCCGGTCGACGCGGACGGTGTGCCGCAGCCGCTGACCGAGGACGTCCTGTACGCGCCGACCCCGACCGACGAGCGCGTCTCACTGCCCGCGCGCCTGCTGGCGTCGGTGCCGATCGAGCCGTCACGGCGCCGGGTGTTGCCGGGCGCGCGTGCCGTTTTCGAAGCGGCGGCCGGTATTTACCCCGCGCTGGTGAGGAAACTCCCCGCCGAGCACCGGCTGGCGCTGGTGCCTGCCGGTGGCTTCCCGCTGTCCGAAGTGGACGGTCAGCTGCGCGAGCTGGTGCTCGCCGCGCTGAGTTCGTCGGACTGGCTGCCGTCCGCGGCGGGACCCGAGCTTTCCGGCTCCCGCGCCAGGGTGCTGGACGCCGAAGCCCCCGAGCTGGTGTCGCTGCTGGCCGAGGTCGTGCCGGGCCTGTGCGCGCTGTCGGGGCTGCCGGTCGTGCGCGCGCTGGCCGTCGTCGGCTCGGATTCCTTGCCCGTGGCCGAAATCGTCGACCTGCTGACCGGCGTCACCCGGGAACCGTCGTGGTGGCGGTCGGTCTACGACGCGCTGCTGCCGCTGCTGGAGTCGCACGAGGTCACCGCCGACGACCTCGGCGGCCTGCCGGTCCCGCTGTCCGACGGCCGCACGCTGCCGGGCCCGCGCGGCGCGCTGCTGGTCGGCGGCTCGGCCGAGCTGCTCGAGCTGCTGTCCGATGTGGACATCGCGGGACTCCGCCTGGTGCACCCCGAAGCCGCGCACCCGTTGCTGGAACGCTTGGACGCCAAGCACGCCGAAGCCCGCGAACTGCTCGACGCGCCGGAGCTGCTCGAAGCCGTCGAGCGCAGCGTCGAGGACGCGAACGCGGGGCTCGACGGAATGGCGCTGGCCGGCGCGGTGCTGCGGCTGGTCGCGGAGACCTCGGCCGACATCGACTGGCTCGGCGCGCTCGCGTTGCCCTGCGACGACGGCTGGCGCCGCGCCGACGAGCTGGTGCTCCCGACCTCGCCGCTGCTGGAGATCTTCGACCCTGAGGCGTTCGCCGAAGACGGCCCGGTCTCGGTGCTCGACGACGACTTCGCCTCGGACTGGCCAGCCGAGACCCTGTCGGCCGCCGGCGTGCTCGACACCTTCGCGGTCATCTCCGACTCCGACCCGGTCGAGCCCGACCACGACCTCCCCGACGAAGAATCCTGGTGGGACTCGCTCGCCAAGCCGCCAGCCCGCGTGCTCGCGCTGCGCGACCTCGACCTGGTCGGCGACGACGCCTGGCCCGCGGCACTGCGCCTCATCGCCTCGCGCCCGGAAACCTGGCGCGCCTTGATGGAGCCGGACGGCCACACGGCCTGGTGGCTCGCCCGCTACGCACTGCTCGGCGACGAGCCACCCCGCCACTGGCGCCTGCCGAGCGCGTCGGCGCTGGCTGGCCTGTACGACCCGGTCCCCGACGTCGGCCTCCCCGCCGAGCTGCTCGCGGCCGCGGGCGTCCGCGCGTCACTCGGCGGCGACGAGGAAGACCTGCTCGACCGCCTCGGCGACCCGTCCCGCACGATCCCGCCCGGCCTGGTCGTCCACGCGCACGGCGCGTTGACCGGCGAACACGAGCCCGCCCGCATGCGCGCGATGGACGGCTCGGTCGTCGACGCCTTCGACGCGGTCGTGCTGGACGTCCCATGGCCGGTCGCGGTCGTGCCCCGCTCCCGTCTCGTCGGCGTCGTCGACGACCCGGCGGGTTTCGCGTCCCGCCTGGACCTCGCGGTCGCCGGCGACCTCTCGGCCGAGGTCACCTCCGAAGGCGACTACGTGCTCTGGGCCGACCTGGAAGCCGTGACGCTGGCGGCCGAACTGCTCGGCGTGCCCGTGCCCGACGGAGGCCTCCTGCTGCACGAGTCACTGACGGTCTCGTTCGACGGCGCGTCCCACGACGCCTTGTGGTGGAACGACTCCCGCCTCCACGCCGCCGACACCCCGGAAGGCCTGGCGAAAGCGTTCGCGTGGGCCACGGACCGCTGGCCGGAGCGCCACGTCGTCCTCGCCCTGATCAACGAACCCGACGCCACCACGCTCCTCGCCTGA
- a CDS encoding dihydrofolate reductase family protein has translation MITAVVTVSLDGVMQAPGGFDEDTRGGFAHGGWAAAYGDEVMAREMGVGQGEPRALLFGRRTYENFYAVWPNRPEPNPFTQVLNKAPKYVASTTLAEPLPWMNSTLVKGDVPEAVARLKAESDMVILGSGALVRSLLPHDLIDQFVLLIHPLVLGSGERLFAQAGPLAKFELVKSVPTTTGVIIATYRTQANG, from the coding sequence ATGATCACCGCAGTAGTCACGGTCTCGCTCGACGGTGTGATGCAGGCGCCGGGCGGCTTCGACGAGGACACCCGCGGCGGATTCGCGCACGGCGGCTGGGCCGCGGCGTACGGCGACGAGGTGATGGCGCGCGAGATGGGCGTCGGCCAGGGCGAGCCGCGTGCGCTGCTGTTCGGGCGGCGGACCTACGAGAACTTCTACGCGGTCTGGCCGAACCGGCCGGAGCCCAACCCGTTCACCCAGGTGCTGAACAAGGCGCCCAAATACGTCGCCTCCACGACGCTGGCCGAGCCGCTGCCGTGGATGAACTCGACCCTCGTCAAGGGTGACGTGCCCGAGGCCGTCGCGCGGCTCAAGGCCGAGAGCGACATGGTCATCCTCGGCAGCGGGGCGCTGGTGCGCTCGCTGCTGCCGCACGACCTGATCGACCAGTTCGTGCTGCTCATTCACCCGCTCGTGCTCGGCTCGGGGGAGCGGCTGTTCGCCCAAGCCGGCCCGCTCGCCAAGTTCGAGCTGGTCAAGAGCGTGCCGACGACCACGGGCGTCATCATCGCGACCTATCGGACTCAGGCGAACGGGTGA
- a CDS encoding MFS transporter, with product MFSSLRIRNYRLFFTGQVVSNVGTWMQRIAQDWLVFSLSGHNPVALGMAVALQFTPTLFLSLWAGVLADRVDKRRLLIGIQAAVVLQATVLGVLDVTGLVQLWHVYLLCFTFGCTGALEVPTRQSFVGEMVGREQITNAVALNSSIFNTARIVGPAIAGFTITWVGTGWLFIANAASTVAVITGLVMMNPDKLFRGPAVPREKGQLREGLRYVRRRSDLMTVMGLVFFVSTFGITYFTSLAVVAANVFHTQADGYGLLSTLLAVGTLAGALMAARRGTRGGPSVRLLLIAAFSLGALEFATAFMPTYLAFGIALIPLGYATITFLNTANALVQTAVSPEMRGRVMGIYVLVLIGGSPLGAPMTGWLAAEFGGRSAFYVGGGISAIVAVVAAIILLRRGGVKLTARRFGRQRVLTRR from the coding sequence ATGTTCTCGTCGCTGCGGATCCGCAACTACCGGCTGTTCTTCACCGGCCAGGTCGTGTCGAACGTCGGCACCTGGATGCAGCGCATCGCGCAGGACTGGCTGGTCTTCAGCCTCAGTGGCCACAATCCGGTCGCGCTGGGCATGGCCGTCGCGCTGCAGTTCACCCCGACGCTGTTCCTCTCGCTCTGGGCGGGCGTGCTCGCGGATCGCGTCGACAAGCGGCGGCTGCTGATCGGGATCCAGGCCGCGGTCGTGCTCCAGGCCACCGTGCTCGGTGTGCTCGACGTGACCGGTCTGGTCCAGCTGTGGCACGTCTACCTGTTGTGCTTCACGTTCGGCTGCACGGGCGCGCTCGAAGTGCCGACCAGGCAGTCCTTCGTGGGCGAGATGGTCGGCCGCGAGCAGATCACCAACGCGGTCGCGCTGAACTCCTCGATCTTCAACACGGCGCGCATCGTCGGCCCGGCCATCGCCGGGTTCACCATCACCTGGGTCGGCACCGGCTGGCTGTTCATCGCGAACGCGGCGAGCACGGTCGCGGTGATCACCGGTTTGGTCATGATGAACCCCGACAAGCTCTTCCGCGGCCCCGCGGTGCCGCGCGAGAAGGGGCAGCTGCGCGAGGGCCTGCGGTACGTGCGGCGGCGGTCGGACCTGATGACCGTGATGGGACTGGTGTTCTTCGTCAGCACCTTCGGCATCACCTACTTCACCTCGCTCGCGGTGGTCGCGGCGAACGTGTTCCACACCCAGGCCGACGGCTACGGCCTGCTGTCGACGCTGCTCGCGGTCGGCACGCTCGCCGGCGCGCTGATGGCGGCGCGGCGCGGGACACGGGGCGGGCCGAGTGTGCGGCTGCTGCTGATCGCCGCGTTCAGCCTCGGCGCGCTGGAGTTCGCCACCGCGTTCATGCCGACCTACCTGGCCTTCGGTATCGCGCTGATCCCGCTCGGGTACGCCACGATCACCTTCCTGAACACCGCCAACGCGCTCGTCCAGACCGCGGTCAGCCCCGAGATGCGTGGCCGGGTGATGGGCATCTACGTGCTGGTGCTGATCGGCGGCAGCCCGCTGGGCGCGCCGATGACCGGCTGGCTGGCCGCCGAGTTCGGCGGCCGGTCCGCGTTCTACGTCGGTGGCGGCATCTCGGCCATCGTGGCGGTGGTGGCGGCGATCATCCTGCTGCGCCGCGGCGGCGTGAAACTGACCGCGCGGCGCTTCGGACGGCAACGCGTGCTGACTCGTCGCTGA
- a CDS encoding NPP1 family protein, protein MIPSRQLLTALAGAFALAVSIPAVANATPPSALPQNADGLEQTFSPAYDYDKDGCYASPAIGRDGTIAPGLGMGGDVNGQCRDQSDLDNVNTYARYKCNNGWCAIMYGSYFEKDQVSLGPGSAGHRHDWEHNVVWVKDNVAQYVSTSQHGNYAIHARDSIRWDGTHPKVVYHKDGISTHCFRAANGNDEPPENHYHNWRYPALVGWNGYPSGLRDKLVNADFGSASFALKDGNFNGQLAKAKPAGIPFDPNA, encoded by the coding sequence TTGATCCCCAGCCGTCAGCTGCTCACGGCGCTGGCGGGCGCTTTCGCGCTCGCCGTGTCGATACCCGCCGTCGCCAACGCCACCCCGCCCAGCGCGCTGCCGCAGAACGCGGACGGGCTGGAACAGACATTCTCGCCTGCCTATGACTACGACAAGGACGGTTGCTACGCCTCGCCCGCGATCGGCCGCGACGGCACGATCGCGCCCGGCCTCGGCATGGGCGGCGACGTCAACGGCCAGTGCCGTGATCAGTCCGACCTCGACAACGTCAACACCTACGCGCGCTACAAGTGCAACAACGGCTGGTGCGCCATCATGTACGGCTCGTACTTCGAGAAGGACCAGGTCTCGCTCGGCCCCGGCTCGGCGGGGCACCGGCACGACTGGGAGCACAACGTCGTCTGGGTGAAGGACAACGTGGCCCAGTACGTCTCGACGTCGCAGCACGGCAACTACGCGATCCACGCGCGCGACAGCATCCGCTGGGACGGCACGCATCCCAAGGTCGTCTACCACAAGGACGGCATCAGCACGCACTGCTTCCGCGCCGCGAACGGCAACGACGAGCCGCCGGAGAACCACTACCACAACTGGCGGTATCCGGCGCTCGTCGGCTGGAACGGCTATCCGAGCGGGCTGCGCGACAAGCTGGTCAACGCCGACTTCGGCAGCGCCAGCTTCGCCTTGAAGGACGGCAACTTCAACGGCCAGCTGGCCAAGGCGAAGCCGGCGGGCATCCCGTTCGACCCGAACGCGTAG
- a CDS encoding TetR/AcrR family transcriptional regulator: MPKIIGGSIEAHRRQVRAKVFDVLRTQLYERGFDAVTLAGVAAEAGLGRTAMYNHFPDKEALLVAFVEDEATQYVERLNEAVGAVEDPVAKLATFVRLQLRVLAEYHLPPGTALASALAPAAYRRISAHADPITEQLREILAAGMRTGQLPEEDPDILIPMITSALSTRSIIDVPPEQVESAIDAAVRFVLRAVGSSESR; the protein is encoded by the coding sequence ATGCCGAAGATCATCGGCGGGTCGATCGAAGCGCATCGGCGGCAGGTGCGCGCCAAGGTCTTCGACGTCTTGCGCACCCAGCTCTACGAACGCGGTTTCGACGCCGTCACGCTCGCCGGCGTCGCCGCCGAGGCCGGTCTCGGCCGCACCGCGATGTACAACCACTTCCCCGACAAGGAAGCGCTGCTAGTCGCCTTCGTCGAGGACGAGGCAACCCAGTACGTCGAGCGCCTTAACGAAGCCGTAGGCGCTGTCGAAGATCCGGTAGCCAAGCTGGCCACTTTCGTAAGGCTTCAGCTGCGCGTGCTCGCCGAGTACCACCTGCCGCCGGGAACGGCGCTCGCGTCGGCGCTGGCGCCGGCCGCGTACCGGCGGATCAGCGCGCACGCCGACCCGATCACCGAGCAGCTCCGCGAGATCCTCGCCGCGGGCATGCGCACCGGGCAGCTTCCCGAAGAAGACCCGGACATCCTGATTCCGATGATCACCTCGGCGCTGTCCACGCGTTCGATCATCGATGTGCCGCCTGAGCAGGTCGAATCCGCCATCGACGCGGCTGTCCGGTTCGTCCTGCGCGCGGTCGGTTCGAGTGAATCCCGATAA
- a CDS encoding NYN domain-containing protein, whose protein sequence is MRVGVYVDGYNLYYSMRRLCGRGTAGWRWLDIRALANSLINPGYWPDARIDKIVYCTARIPDARFTVSFAYREEKGSDVNVASHLLLDVLEGAVDAAIVISNDSDLQFPIQQARLRVPVGTVNPGPTQTAGRLKGDPDDGVGRHWWGRLTEAQVKSSQLTGPVAGYVKPTEW, encoded by the coding sequence GTGCGAGTTGGTGTCTACGTTGACGGGTACAACCTGTACTACTCGATGCGCCGGTTGTGCGGCCGCGGCACGGCGGGCTGGCGCTGGCTCGACATACGCGCACTCGCGAACAGCCTGATCAACCCGGGTTACTGGCCGGATGCTCGGATCGACAAGATCGTCTACTGCACCGCCAGGATCCCCGACGCCAGGTTCACCGTGTCGTTCGCCTATCGCGAGGAGAAGGGCTCTGACGTCAACGTCGCGTCCCACCTGCTGCTCGACGTCCTTGAAGGCGCCGTGGACGCGGCGATCGTCATCTCGAACGACAGCGATCTGCAGTTCCCGATCCAGCAGGCACGGTTGCGGGTGCCCGTCGGCACGGTGAACCCCGGCCCGACACAGACCGCGGGCAGGCTCAAGGGTGATCCCGACGACGGCGTGGGGAGGCATTGGTGGGGCAGGCTGACCGAAGCACAGGTCAAGTCGAGTCAGCTGACGGGTCCGGTGGCGGGCTACGTCAAACCGACCGAGTGGTGA
- a CDS encoding NCS2 family permease, whose protein sequence is MVSTLDRFFKITERGSTPAREIRGGVITFVTMAYIVVLNPLIIGSFAPDDAAAHKDVLGGILPVPQVAAVTALVAGVLTILMGLVANYPFAIATGLGINSLVAVTMAPKMTWPEAMGLVVIEGLIIVALVFTGFRTAVFRAVPAPLKSAIAVGIGVFICLIGLVDAGFVRRLPDDAHTTVPVGLGIGGSIASWPTAVFVVGLLVTGILVAKRVKGGILIGVLVTTVLAIVVETIVKAGPSKGTNPKGWNLGYPALPDQVVGLPDLSLVGDVSFGAWTRLPIITVVLFVFTLVLADFFDAMGTMTGLGKEAGLVEKDGQLPNIGKALFVEGLAGAAGGFGSASSNTVFVESASGIAEGARTGLANVVTGVLFLAAMFFTPLYQVVPVEAAAPALVVVGALMMSQVKDIDFTDFSIALPAFLTIVVMPFTYSIANGIGAGFISYVAIRSITGKARGVHPLMWLIAVAFVAYFAVGPIQEALR, encoded by the coding sequence ATGGTGTCCACACTGGACCGTTTCTTCAAGATCACGGAGCGTGGCTCGACGCCCGCGCGGGAGATCCGCGGCGGCGTGATCACCTTCGTCACGATGGCCTACATCGTCGTGCTGAACCCGCTGATCATCGGCAGCTTCGCGCCGGACGACGCGGCCGCGCACAAGGACGTGCTCGGCGGGATCCTGCCGGTGCCGCAGGTCGCGGCCGTGACGGCGCTGGTCGCCGGCGTGCTGACCATCCTGATGGGACTCGTCGCGAACTACCCGTTCGCCATCGCCACCGGCCTGGGCATCAACAGCCTGGTCGCGGTCACCATGGCGCCGAAGATGACCTGGCCGGAGGCGATGGGCCTGGTCGTCATCGAGGGCCTGATCATCGTGGCGCTGGTGTTCACCGGCTTCCGCACGGCCGTGTTCCGCGCGGTGCCCGCGCCGCTGAAGTCGGCGATCGCGGTCGGCATCGGCGTGTTCATCTGCCTGATCGGCCTGGTCGACGCCGGGTTCGTGCGGCGGCTGCCGGACGACGCGCACACCACGGTCCCGGTCGGGCTCGGCATCGGCGGCTCGATCGCGTCGTGGCCGACGGCGGTGTTCGTGGTCGGCCTGCTGGTCACCGGCATCCTGGTGGCGAAGCGGGTCAAGGGCGGCATCCTGATCGGCGTGCTCGTCACGACCGTGCTGGCCATCGTGGTCGAGACGATCGTCAAGGCCGGGCCGTCGAAGGGCACGAACCCCAAGGGCTGGAACCTCGGCTACCCCGCGCTGCCGGACCAGGTGGTCGGCCTGCCCGACCTGTCGCTGGTCGGCGACGTCTCGTTCGGAGCGTGGACGCGGCTGCCGATCATCACCGTGGTCCTGTTCGTCTTCACGCTGGTGCTGGCCGACTTCTTCGACGCCATGGGCACGATGACCGGCCTCGGCAAGGAAGCGGGCCTGGTCGAGAAGGACGGCCAGCTCCCCAACATCGGCAAGGCACTCTTCGTCGAAGGCCTCGCGGGCGCGGCGGGCGGTTTCGGCTCGGCGAGCTCCAACACCGTCTTCGTCGAATCGGCGTCCGGTATCGCCGAGGGCGCGCGCACCGGCCTCGCGAACGTGGTCACCGGCGTGCTCTTCCTGGCCGCGATGTTCTTCACCCCGCTCTACCAGGTCGTACCCGTCGAAGCGGCCGCACCGGCACTGGTCGTCGTCGGCGCGCTGATGATGAGCCAGGTCAAGGACATCGACTTCACGGACTTCTCGATCGCGCTGCCCGCGTTCCTGACGATCGTGGTCATGCCGTTCACGTACTCGATCGCCAACGGCATCGGCGCCGGCTTCATCAGCTACGTCGCGATCCGCTCGATCACCGGCAAGGCCCGCGGCGTGCACCCGCTCATGTGGCTGATCGCGGTGGCCTTCGTGGCCTACTTCGCCGTCGGCCCCATCCAGGAAGCGCTGCGGTAG
- a CDS encoding DUF2530 domain-containing protein: MRPTPELPKRLTDLTPVVIVGTAIWTVALVVLFLVSDGVWVWTSFAGIVLGFIGLGIIWWQRSAARRGSKSAQRL; the protein is encoded by the coding sequence TTGCGCCCGACCCCGGAACTGCCCAAAAGGCTGACCGACCTGACGCCGGTGGTGATCGTAGGCACCGCGATCTGGACGGTCGCGCTGGTGGTGTTGTTCCTGGTGTCCGACGGCGTCTGGGTGTGGACGTCGTTCGCGGGCATCGTGCTCGGCTTCATCGGACTGGGCATCATCTGGTGGCAGCGCTCCGCCGCCCGCCGCGGCTCGAAGTCGGCCCAGCGCCTCTGA
- a CDS encoding heme oxygenase (biliverdin-producing) encodes MTTDLEQIPFSKTLRSSTLGVHDKANHSGYMNALLGGELTLAGYTQLAVQYYFIYQAIEQASDRMRIDPVGSKFVFDELRRLPKLDRDLNHLIGRDWPKEVTPLPATLAYAERVREASSWAGGYVAHHYTRYLGDIAGGQVIRRLIAKKYEVTEDGSLFYQFDEIGSAPAFRDRYRTQLDEAPWSENERARVIDETLVAFECNIAVFAELAADMDQYRAA; translated from the coding sequence ATGACCACGGACCTCGAGCAGATCCCGTTCTCGAAGACGCTCCGCAGCTCCACACTGGGCGTGCACGACAAGGCCAACCACTCCGGCTACATGAACGCGCTGCTCGGCGGCGAGCTCACGCTGGCGGGCTACACGCAGCTGGCCGTCCAGTACTACTTCATCTACCAGGCGATCGAGCAGGCCAGCGACCGGATGCGGATCGACCCGGTCGGCTCCAAGTTCGTCTTCGACGAGCTGCGCAGGCTGCCGAAGCTCGACCGCGACCTGAACCACCTCATCGGCCGGGACTGGCCGAAAGAGGTCACTCCGCTGCCCGCGACGCTGGCGTACGCGGAGCGCGTGCGTGAGGCGTCGTCGTGGGCCGGCGGCTACGTCGCGCACCACTACACGCGCTATCTCGGCGACATCGCGGGCGGCCAGGTGATCCGGCGGCTCATCGCGAAGAAGTACGAGGTCACCGAGGACGGTTCGCTGTTCTACCAGTTCGACGAGATCGGCAGCGCGCCCGCGTTCCGCGACCGCTACCGCACCCAGCTCGACGAGGCGCCGTGGTCGGAGAACGAGCGCGCACGGGTCATCGACGAGACGCTGGTGGCGTTCGAGTGCAACATCGCCGTCTTCGCGGAGCTCGCCGCGGACATGGACCAGTACCGGGCGGCCTGA
- a CDS encoding MarR family winged helix-turn-helix transcriptional regulator codes for MSDDAHERSLASRLRLAVVRLNRKLRAQRAGEGVSLTQISALSTLHKCGALTPGQLAAKEGVQPPSMTRVIAALEERGYVERRPHPTDGRQAIVEVSAAGHAYVQETISAREAWLDEKLAELSAEERVTLSRAAEIIDRMAGN; via the coding sequence ATGTCCGACGACGCCCACGAGCGCTCACTGGCGAGCCGCTTGCGGCTGGCCGTCGTCCGGCTCAACCGCAAACTCCGTGCGCAGCGGGCGGGTGAGGGTGTCTCACTGACGCAGATCTCCGCTTTGTCCACTTTGCACAAGTGCGGGGCGCTGACTCCCGGTCAGCTGGCCGCCAAGGAGGGTGTGCAGCCGCCTTCGATGACGAGGGTCATCGCCGCGCTGGAGGAGCGTGGCTATGTCGAGCGGCGTCCGCATCCGACGGACGGCCGTCAGGCCATCGTGGAGGTTTCGGCAGCCGGGCATGCCTATGTGCAGGAGACGATCTCCGCGCGTGAGGCGTGGTTGGACGAAAAGCTAGCGGAACTGAGCGCGGAAGAGAGGGTGACCCTCTCCCGCGCCGCGGAGATCATCGACAGGATGGCGGGGAACTAA